One Drosophila santomea strain STO CAGO 1482 chromosome X, Prin_Dsan_1.1, whole genome shotgun sequence DNA segment encodes these proteins:
- the LOC120455469 gene encoding phospholipid-transporting ATPase IF has protein sequence MAAGKKKSVDPLRIRIGGIDGRQKKPLNRVTTTKYTWFTFLPLNFYEQFRRAVYFYFLIITIVSFFVNETISPLVSLLPLLFVMIITALKEGLEDYSRAKSDKLVNAARVTVIRNGKEEVIDSQFIVPGDLVVVRNDGDVPCDLVLLQSSSADRKCYVTTANLDGETNLKTICVPTNYVLSPDDHELQGRNGKDGRDNIVCEPSTADLYSFNGRLELRTGTNDAADALPLTIDNLLLRGVRVKSTERVVGCAIYTGMHTKLQLNSRYTGNKSASSEKYINRFMVALIVGMIVVVVVLYLIERHKEVKIVPTMPYMGPPTNLNSAWQIFEDFLSFLLLFNYMVPISAYMNIEVYRIFGMHFMHNDLHLYDEETDQPCRVNASNLNEELGQVNILFSDKTGTLTKNLMKFVNCYVSNINYQLQNTQLIAEGNGEKFELQNLDADAAVLFEALAVCHTVEVLQEVGEKTLESSESVSERSRLMSRNIVERYQASSPDEKALLEGCASLGLVYEGQRNDVLHICRYPSAEKLQFQRLHVLEFSSERQRMSVIVRDQSGTIWLYSKGAESAIFPRCKPNPLVEQTDAQITKYAQNGLRTMAVARRTLTDAELTHFEELYRNANTQLSNRNELISECYEAVENELDLLGATALEDALQEEVGETLEALQAAGLKIWVLTGDKVETAYNIGLACRHIPPGSKQHFIINMTEPAELLARLEMIGVDDPEVLIIDGTTIAALLAHTPRQFADLALRCRAVLCCRLSPLQKCEIVTLIKRRKKHITAAIGDGANDVSMIQEAHIGIGITGREGKQAARCADFAIARFEMLRRLLLVHGHYNSQRLAFLVLFYCYKNIIITGCMALYQVYDLYSATNVYNSLYLWLFDIVYISFSFTVLAISDKDYSEETLLSHPELYKPLAHNRQASMGVFSLWILNGFVQCFIIFYFTYAMLNDANVLFNGGQTASFQTFGTMLITIIVIVGNLKLLLVARYMTYRNFAMILASIAAFMLTTYLYNLYASGELYDVYNQFLSSLPIWLFTIICSAACLLPDFVIKVVNDMYRKVPPKSGPVV, from the exons atggcagcTGGCAAGAAGAAGTCAGTGGATCCGCTGCGGATTAGGATTGGCGGCATCGATGGTCGCCAAAAGAAGCCACTCAACCGGGTGACAACCACCAAATACACATGGTTCACTTTCCTGCCCCTCAACTTCTATGAGCAGTTTAGGCGCGCCGTTTACTTTTACTTTCTGATCATCACAATTGTATCGTTTTTCGTAA ATGAAACAATATCGCCACTGGTTTccctgctgccgctgctcttTGTCATGATCATTACGGCTCTAAAGGAGGGATTGGAGGACTATTCGCGAGCGAAAAGCGATAAACTTGTCAATGCAGCGAGAG TAACTGTCATAAGGAACGGCAAGGAGGAAGTCATAGATTCGCAGTTCATCGTGCCAGGCGATCTTGTGGTGGTGCGAAACGACGGGGATGTGCCCTGTGATCTGGTACTGCTTCAATCGTCCAGTGCGGATCGCAAGTGCTACGTGACCACGGCCAATTTGGATGGCGAGACCAATTTGAAGACCATCTGCGTGCCGACAAACTATGTGCTCTCCCCCGATGATCATGAACTGCAGGGCAGGAATGGCAAGGATGGCAGGGATAACATTGTGTGCGAACCCTCCACCGCTGATCTCTACAGCTTCAATGGCCGTCTGGAGTTGAGGACAGGGACGAATGACGCTGCTGACGCCCTGCCCCTGACCATTGATAATCTGCTCCTGCGCGGTGTCCGAGTTAAGAGCACCGAGCGGGTGGTGGGCTGTGCCATCTACACCGGAATGCACACCAAGTTGCAGCTGAATAGCCGCTACACCGGCAACAAGTCGGCATCCAGCGAGAAGTACATCAACAGGTTCATGGTGGCCCTCATCGTGGGAATgattgtggtggtggtggttttGTATCTCATCGAACG tcaTAAGGAGGTGAAGATTGTGCCCACCATGCCGTATATGGGGCCACCCACCAACTTGAATTCTGCGTGGCAAATCTTCGAGGACTTCCTCTCCTTTCTGCTGCTCTTCAATTACATGGTGCCCATTTCCGCGTACATGAACATCGAAGTGTATCGCATATTCGGTATGCACTTCATGCACAATGATCTGCATCTGTACGATGAGGAAACCGATCAGCCCTGTCGCGTCAACGCGTCCAATCTGAACGAGGAACTGGGTCAGGTCAATATCCTATTCTCCGACAAAACAGGCACCCTCACCAAGAACCTCATGAAGTTCGTCAATTGCTATGTGTCCAATATCAACTATCAGCTCCAAAATACCCAACTTATTGCAGAGGGCAACGGTGAAAAGTTTGAACTGCAAAATCTCGAT GCTGATGCAGCAGTGCTTTTCGAGGCACTGGCCGTGTGCCACACGGTAGAAGTGCTCCAGGAAGTGGGAGAGAAGACTCTGGAGTCGTCGGAATCCGTGTCGGAACGCAGTCGCTTGATGAGCAGGAACATTGTTGAACGCTACCAGGCGTCCAGTCCCGATGAGAAGGCTCTCCTCGAGGGCTGTGCCAGTCTGGGTCTAGTGTATGAGGGTCAGCGGAATGATGTCCTCCACATCTGCCGGTATCCGAGCGCAGAGAAGCTGCAGTTCCAAAGACTGCACGTTCTGGAGTTCAGTTCGGAGCGCCAGCGGATGAGCGTCATTGTCAGGGATCAGAGCGGCACAATCTGGCTGTACTCAAAAGGAGCGGAGAGCGCCATCTTTCCACGTTGCAAGCCGAATCCTCTCGTGGAGCAGACGGACGCCCAGATAACGAAGTACGCCCAGAACGGCCTGCGCACAATGGCAGTGGCACGACGCACACTGACCGATGCAGAGTTAACCCACTTCGAGGAGCTCTACCGGAATGCCAACACCCAGCTGAGCAACAGGAACGAACTAATATCAGAGTGCTATGAAGCAGTCGAGAATG AGCTGGACCTGCTGGGCGCCACCGCCTTGGAAGACGCACTGCAGGAGGAAGTGGGCGAGACCCTAGAGGCGCTGCAAGCGGCTGGCCTAAAGATCTGGGTGCTCACCGGCGACAAAGTGGAAACGGCCTACAACATTGGACTCGCCTGTCGCCACATTCCGCCGGGATCGAAGCAGCACTTTATCATCAATATGACGGAGCCAGCGGAGCTCCTGGCACGACTGGAAATGATTGGCGTTGACGATCCGGAGGTGCTGATTATAGATGGAACCACTATAGCCGCCCTGCTGGCGCACACACCACGTCAGTTTGCCGATCTTGCCCTGCGCTGCCGCGCGGTACTCTGTTGCCGCCTAAGTCCGCTGCAAAAGTGCGAGATTGTTACGCTGATCAAGCGGCGCAAGAAGCACATTACGGCTGCCATTGGCGACGGCGCCAACGATGTGTCCATGATCCAGGAGGCGCACATTGGCATTGGGATCACGGGTCGTGAGGGAAAACAAGCCGCCCGATGTGCCGACTTTGCGATTGCCCGCTTCGAAATGCTGCGCCGCCTGCTGCTCGTCCACGGGCACTACAACTCACAGCGCCTGGCCTTCCTGGTGCTGTTCTACTGCTACAAGAACATAATCATCACCGGGTGCATGGCTCTCTACCAGGTGTACGATCTATACTCCGCCACCAACGTCTACAATTCGCTGTATCTTTGGCTCTTCGACATCGTCTATATCTCGTTCAGTTTCACGGTTCTGGCCATTTCCGATAAGGATTACAGCGAGGAGACACTGCTCAG TCATCCGGAGCTATACAAGCCACTAGCGCACAACAGGCAAGCCTCGATGGGAGTTTTCAGTTTGTGGATACTCAACGGATTTGTCCAGTGCTTTATAATCTTCTACTTCACCTACGCGATGCTCAACGATGCGAATGTCCTCTTCAATGGCGGACAGACTGCCAGCTTCCAGACCTTTGGCACCATGCTCATCACCATCATCGTGATTGTGGGCAACCTGAAACTGCTGCTGGTTGCCCGCTACATGACCTATCGCAACTTTGCCATGATCCTCGCCTCCATTGCCGCCTTCATGCTGACCACCTACCTCTACAACCTGTACGCCAGTGGCGAGCTGTACGATGTCTACAACCAGTTCCTCAGCTCGCTTCCCATCTGGCTGTTCACCATCATTTGCTCGGCAGCTTGCCTGCTGCCCGACTTTGTTATCAAGGTCGTTAACGATATGTACAGGAAGGTGCCACCCAAGAGTGGGCCAGTTGTCTAA